The genomic DNA ACTTCTATCCAGAAAGGTTGAAAGACGACGAGGGACTGGGCCCGACTGGGTGTAAATAGTTACGTCACTTTTTTATACCcttaattttcccttttaagAGGAGAAAAAGAGAAGCAGCAGGAGACGGGCACAAACCGAACAAGAGAAATGATAGGTGGAGTTGGATGGAAGAGCGTTAACCAAGAGATGTCAGAGACGGACTTGGAGGGCACAGGTCTGAATCTTGCTGTGAATCGCCATGGAAACTTAACTAGCGCTTCAAACGATCAAGACCTTACTAACATTCTTCACCAAATCAAGTCGTCTAAATCCCCTGTAAGCCGCTTCTTGTTGTCCtccttattttttctcttcttggaTGATGTTActttaaagaaaggaaaagacgataaaaataaatttgtttctttttggcCTTTGTTGAGTGTAGGCCTCTCTTCTTCTCAGCTCCCAAATGCCCAGATATCTAAAATTTGAAGTGTTTCAGTTTTTTCCTTCTAAAATTTGGATTTGggctttctttctctttttctaaaCTGGTTTTAAGATTTTGTATCATTTCATTAACGGACgcctttgtatatttttttgcAGGCTGTTATAAATTATGGGTCAACTTGGTATGACCTCCTTTTGATATGGAGATATACACACACATGAGCACAAACTGTTTGATAAATGTCCCCAATTATATTGAGAAATAGATTTGAAAAACTGCAGGCGGATCGCACTAGAATTCCCTTTCTGGATTAGTTCCCAACATTTGTATCTCAAAGGGCCTTTTCTATTAtggtgttttctttttctgcttTAAATTCTGTTTATTTTCATACTCCCAAGCAATTGGTGTGTAATTTTCAGGTGTCGGGTGTGTAACCAGATCCTCCCTGCATTCTGCCAGCTGAGCAACAATTTTCCAAAGCTTTCTTTCATATATGCGGACATTGATGAATGCCCAGAAACAACCCAACACATTCGCTACACACCCACATTTCATTTCTACCGCGATGGTGAGAGGGTAGATGAGATGCTTGGCGCTGGGGAAGAGCGGCTTCATGATCGCCTGTGGTTGCACTCCTGAAGACCTTCATCCTTTCCTCAATTTGCCTTCTGTAAGGACTATGCTTTGCATGTATACCTGGCTCATATTGCTGATTAAATATTCTGCGTGTTAAACTTGCTTTTCTTCTGACCCCACTGCATGGGACCGACCCTCGGACGTGTGAGAAGTTTAACTATAATATTCACGATCATTCATTTCAAATAAAGcaatttcatattttgaaaattgtaataacAGAGTCCCATTAATTGATAGAAATAGGAACCCTaaaaagaaacaacaaaaatGGCGCTTGACATTCAGTgaatacttattacttatctCCTAAAATATACGCACACATCCTGTGGTCCCACCTTATACGTGGGTCCCAAAAGTAAACCTCAATATGAGATGTATGGATTAAAGCTTTTTTTATTTGCCCCCCCAACCAAAGTGATGGGTTGTATGAAGGCGTCTGCAGAGGAAATGTCCGGCTCCCCACCGACTTAAGCCTTCTTGAGGAGCTTAACAGTCTCCCAAGTGAAGTCTGGGTCATCACGACCAAAATGGCCATAAGCAGCAGTCTTCTGGAACCTGAAGTTGCCACCTCTTTTCAGGTCGAGATTAATAGCAATCATTCCTGGCCTGAAGTCGAAATTCTCCTTTATCAAATCCAATATATCCTTGTCCGGGATCTTCCCCGTCTTGTACGTGTCCACAAAAACTGACAGTGGTTCCGGAACACCGATTGCATAAGAAACCTGCACAAGGCAGCGCCTAGCAAGCCCTGAAGCTACCACACTCTTTGCAGCCTGCCTAACAATATAGGCCCCGCTTCTGTCCACCTTAGTTGGGTCCTTACCTGAGAATGCACCTCCACCGTGAGCACCCCACCCACCGTAGGTGTCAATAATGATCTTCCGGCCAGTGAGTCCTGCATCCCCGTGAGGCCCCCCAATGACGAACCGACCAGATGGGTTGAGATGGAAAATGGTCTTGTCATCCATGAACTTGGAGGGGATAACAGGTTTGATCACATGCTCTCTCAACTCCTTGGCAATCTGATCGTTCGTGACTGTCTCATCATGCTGGGTTGAGATGAGAACAGTGTGGACCCTAATAGGAACCATCGCCCCACCTTCATTTCGGTACTCTACAGTCACTTGGGTCTTACCATCAGGTCTCAGCCAGGGGCATGTTTTATTCTTTCTCACCTCAGTGAGCTTGGCGCCGAGCTTAGTGGCTAGGACATGAGTAAGCGGCATGAGCTCAGGTGTCTCATCCGTGGCATAGCCAAACATGTGGCCTTGATCACCAGCTCCGATTTCCTCAGGCTTCTTGGAGAGGTGGCCGTGAACTCCTTGAGCAATATCAGGGCTCTGTTGCTCAATGTTGACTAGGACCTTGCAGTTATCAGCGTCAAGACCAACGTCAGCTGAAACAAACCCAATGCCTCTGCAAGTGTCTCGAACAATTTTCTCGTAGTCTACTTTAGCCTTGGTCGTGATCTCGCCAAAGACCATGACCATGTTAGTTTTAGAACAAGTCTCGCATGCAACTTTGCTTTCTGGATCTTGTTCTAGGCAAGCATCAAGGATGGCATCTGAGACTTGGTCGCAGAGCTTGTCGGGGTGGCCTTCATTCACTGATTCTGAGGTGAAAAGGAAGGTGTCCATCTACATACCAGTGCAAATGATTGAAAACTCTGTTAGTCTTCCTCCAttaaacaagattttgaaatttaaacaattaattCAGAGGACCCAACAAGAGAAGCATGTAATATACAAGCACTTAATCCATTCTTCATGATTTCAAAGTGCCAATGCATATCAGTGTTCAGATTAAGTATTGTCCCGGAAATGCAAATGCAGGCAGTACACGTATTCTTTTGATGAATGAGGTATGTTTCTTAtgaacaaatacaaaataaacagaGAAATAAAATGTTGTGAATAATGTATGGACACAGATCCTTATCTATAcattgatgaaattgaatagatATTTGGGTATGGGCACAGATCCTGATCCAATTCTATCAGATCTGCTTCCTGAAAATAAAAGCTAgatttgaaagttgaaacaacTAGTTATGAGAGGATGGCACATGCCAAACAAAGATGTTTCTCTAATTTAATATGattaaagaaatgaagaatGAGAAGTATTGAAATCAacgaggaaaaggaaaaaaaaaaattcaaacctgTGACAAATGTGGtgtgaagaagaagaggaagaaggcgAGAGATTGagacaaagaagaaaaataggaagAGATACAGGGGATGGAAAAACAGAATGAGTATTTATAGGCGATATCCAGTCTGACTCGCTCTCTCTCCGATTCCCCGCTCATTTCGCATCCTCTGCTGTCTCTGTCCCCAACCACCTTTCTGGTGCCTCCTTTCTCACCTTTCTCTAACCTATAATCATCCTCTCATCTCCCTCCTCCATTTCGGGGGACCCACTTCATCCACGACGCAAGCCATATGCAACTCCCTGTGCTCACTGCAGAGGATACTGGCCTGGGTTTCACCAACCGTGTGGATGTCGTAGGGGATCGTCATCgtatttggttgctgagaaaacgtGTCTCTGTCGTGTCAAACTGGAAAGGCTTGCGTGAATGTGTTTGGCGTGAGTTAGGTTTTTGTCTTGCCTTTCAATTTTCCAGGAAACTACTCAATGAAAAGGAGTGTCCTCCGGTTATATTTTCTCAACACATATTTTGCCAACAACCAAACGGAAGTTGGGTGTCAAATCAGAGTAGCATGCGATCCAATTGAATTTCCTACTTGAAGTTGGAGAGATGGTTCCTGTTTTTAGATATGATTAGATGCTTAAATGCAGGTAGACTTAGGTGATGTTTGGTAAGGAAAATCAGGACTCATTTCTATTTCCTCGAACAAAAACATCTCAATAGTCTATAACCAAGTAGGTTTGTTCTGAGATGTTTACCTACAATCCATCTACCCCTCGTTAAGAATAAGAAACCTAGGCTTCAACTTCCTTTTATTTCTCCAGATgtagaaaaacaaagagagaaacgGATAAATGCGCTAACTCTCTACCAATTCTCTTATCATCAGCCACACATTATCGGAAAACAGAGCACTTCTTTTAGTTGATGCACATTGGTTTACATTTCAAACATTGGCACTGTCATTTGGAGCATACCTTTACCCTAGGtttgaaacaaaatttccaGCTATGGTCTGATTCCTATAAATAGAGCCATacacaattttagaaaatactatcGATCAAGCTCTTCAAGTTCTGCTGCAATCTTTTAGCTGATTGGGTGCAACTTCCAGTGCCACAAAGAATGTAAATATAGGTAGAAAAACGAACTCCACGAAAACTCCAGCTGTAGGTAGAAGTATCCATCAGTAACTAAGACCGAGTTGAAGCCCAAGGGCTGCATGGAAGAGAAACAGTGTCATGATCCCACTGCCCAATATCCCATGAACGTTTCGCAGTCCAGGATTTCCCTACATATGATTAACAGTGAAGGAGTAAAGTATGGTGCAAAgaacaacaaaaattaattaagttataaaattttcaagattcagTACTTCCATATTACCTCAAACAAAGATGGTAAAATGGTTTGTATAGTCAAGAGAGCGAGCCCAATGAAACCTGTAACAGCATGAGGACTGCAAACAAATACATGAGACTCAGCCAACATACAAGTAAAAACTGCTGCTATGGAACTTGCAACTGCAGGAGAAATACAGCATAGCCTATGAAAGGTTTTGTAGAATCATATACAATCCTCAACCTATTAGctggaaaatggaaaataatcaAAAGAAACACATCAGAAGAAGACCTTTCAAAGATGGGTCTATCAGAAGTGAGCAGAGATGTTACTCCACCGGTTGCTCCAagtgcaaagaaaaaaaacattccaGCTAAAAGCTTTGGATGCAAGTCTTTGGCCTTGGCCTTCTCCTCCTGACATGTTCATAACAATATCGACTTAATTTTGAGAATGAGTGATGGCATCATTGTTCAATTACAATAACATATTTTGTAGTTGTTTTCTTACCACATCCTCAGAAAAACGTATTCGGAAACCCAGGTATGTTCCATAACCACCCATGGCAAAGAGCACAACAGCCTACAAGATTACAAGGTGGGAAAATTATAAGGAATCAGCAATGCCCGCTATATTGAGAAACTTGATGGGTAGTTGGGTACATTTGCATGCTTATGTAATGGAGGCTTAAATAAGTAATGGGAAAGGACGCAGCATGAATGAATCCCACCATATTGCCAGGGTGACCCCAATGCACAAGCCAGTCCGGCAGATTCCATGACTTCACAAGCTCAACAAAAGGTCCAAACAGCGACCTCACAGCCCCAGCtgttaatcaaatatcaaatttgttatgaatatgaagaagaagaagaagaaaaaaagggtaAGGAGTCAATGTATAGTGAAGCTGGAGGATAAGTAGGTAGAGTCTTGGTCGATGCAATGTGAGGTCAATCCATGCTCCATACAGTGAGCCAGTAAATACTTTAGCACAATCAAAACTTAGGTTGCTAAAATGGAAAAGAATTCATTCAGGTCCAACAATGCAAGGTGCTAATTCAAGTAACCTAGAAGTTGTATGGACACCAGCTTTCGAAGAACTATGGAGAGTCAAATAGCTTTTATCTTTGGAGTTTTGgtatgaaaattataatattccCATTTGCACTGAAGCACTTTCTGGAGGGAGAGGCTCTGTATGCTCAGTTTTGTTGTGGTGAGGAAGAAAATGTGAAACTTGCACTCTTTATCATCACTTCCAtggggaaaagggaaaaaaatgtctACTCCTACTTATCCATTGTAAATGAGTGATACTATAATGAAGTTGCTTGAATTCAAGCACTGGCTCAAATTATTGTCCTAAGCGGTCTTCCTATGAAGTTGGAGTATGTCCAGGGCTCATATAATGTCTGCATATATGCATTCAGAAAGAAACTTTGTCCTTCTAAAGTGTGTAATTCGTACAGCAATAtggaaaaatgcatgaaaaagcAGCTCATGCAAGCAccaagaagaaataaaaacacaatGGAAATAAAGTTACAATATAAGAATTTCATTGATAGTTTCAAATAGGGCCATTTCCATGGACATTTACAAATGGAAACTAGAAGATTTAAAGTCAAATTTGAAGGagaagaaacttgagaacacAGAAAAGCTCCTGCCTACAACATGGAAGCCCCAATTGGAAAGCAAATGCTGCTTGACAAGAGAGTCCCACTTGAATTCATGGATGCTAGAAACACACAATGCGTTCCTAGAAACTAACTCCACGCATGAGTAAGATGGCTCCAATGAGGAAAGCCCATTTCTAAACTAATTGCAAAACCAAGCGCTCATTTTGCCCAGGAATGGTGACTTGTATTCCCAAATAACCCACTCTCGGAGCAAAGCAGCAGCCCAAGTGGAGAAGTACGTCTGTGCTTTTGACAGATAAGGGACAAAAACAGAGAATTGTCTGCTTCTGGAAAACCACAAAAATGCTGGATTTGATGATAgagataagaaaataaagagagtttacAATCCTAGCACAAAGGAATGGAGAAAACACAATAATGCTGGAGACCCACAAATGGTACAATCCCAAAGCTGCAAATGTACTGTGTAGAAttatgaggaaggagaaaaaccaAAATCTCTCGAATTTGAGTCACCATTTGAGCAATTGGAGAAAAGTCAAAGTAGGGTTCTGATCCTAGAGATACGACAACAGAGAAAACCCAACACTAAGTTTTTTACTGGACAGACACAGAAAAACTGGCTTCTGAGTTCTGACCCTACCATTAAAAACGGAGAAAACAGAAAATCCAAAGCCACATATGTATTTATGTATTTTGTGAGTGAATGCTATTACCTCCAGGAAGAGCAGCCACCAAGAGTAAAGGCAAAGGAGTGAAAGAGTACAAGAGAGTCTCTCTGCCCTCTCtcatatcttcttcttcttcttcaacttcatcttGGTCGAATGGCGCAATAACTTCACAATGATCGTCCTTGAGCACAAAAGAGGGAGTGAAGAGAGGCCTTGTCAATGTTGTACTTGTAGCCGCCAATGAGTGAGTGGGAATTTTGAAGAAACTGGAGGAGTtgggaaatgaagaaaaaaatggcgGAAGAGGATAGGTTTTTGGAGGAAGAGTAGCAGAAGCACTCACCATTGCCATTAGCCAATAACCAAGAAGCAGAGGAACAAACTCGACAACAAAATGGTGGAGCGGTGGGTATGGGCGTATGGGTGTCTGGAGATAGAGGTAGAACGAGTGGGAAAGGCGAGGAAAGAGACACGCCGCCTCTCCTAATCGGAAGCTGCAACCTTTCCACGTGCTCGCCACTCTCTCCTAAGTCCTCCCTAGTCAGCTTTTGgctttttcttatataaaaatatatagacaCTGTGCGCGTACTCCGTTCCTTCGCgcgtgttttaataaaaaaaaaaagttaaagtatttcattttttatattaaataaaaataataaaaataaatttattattaatagtttcaattaatattaatagactatttttaattgaataaaaaaaatcacatattttaaatttttttatttcgtaaaaaaaaaaaaaaaacacgacaAACacttaacaataataataagagttCTTGTAATTAGAGGGGAGtgtaattgagaaaaaaaaatttgaaagaaaaagtaagaaaaagaagaatatgaGAAGAGTGTAAtaagcatttttaaaattataggtgaatacattaataaaattattattttaaaattatgtaaataaaatgaatataaagaGATATTTAATTGACGTAAAtataatttcttgaaaatgacAGTCAATGCATATttaagtaatattataataactAAGAATTCGTAATTCTATCTTATAATTTC from Vitis riparia cultivar Riparia Gloire de Montpellier isolate 1030 chromosome 8, EGFV_Vit.rip_1.0, whole genome shotgun sequence includes the following:
- the LOC117920305 gene encoding S-adenosylmethionine synthase 3, whose amino-acid sequence is MSGESERERVRLDIAYKYSFCFSIPCISSYFSSLSQSLAFFLFFFTPHLSQMDTFLFTSESVNEGHPDKLCDQVSDAILDACLEQDPESKVACETCSKTNMVMVFGEITTKAKVDYEKIVRDTCRGIGFVSADVGLDADNCKVLVNIEQQSPDIAQGVHGHLSKKPEEIGAGDQGHMFGYATDETPELMPLTHVLATKLGAKLTEVRKNKTCPWLRPDGKTQVTVEYRNEGGAMVPIRVHTVLISTQHDETVTNDQIAKELREHVIKPVIPSKFMDDKTIFHLNPSGRFVIGGPHGDAGLTGRKIIIDTYGGWGAHGGGAFSGKDPTKVDRSGAYIVRQAAKSVVASGLARRCLVQVSYAIGVPEPLSVFVDTYKTGKIPDKDILDLIKENFDFRPGMIAINLDLKRGGNFRFQKTAAYGHFGRDDPDFTWETVKLLKKA
- the LOC117920306 gene encoding uncharacterized protein LOC117920306, with amino-acid sequence MAMVSASATLPPKTYPLPPFFSSFPNSSSFFKIPTHSLAATSTTLTRPLFTPSFVLKDDHCEVIAPFDQDEVEEEEEDMREGRETLLYSFTPLPLLLVAALPGAGAVRSLFGPFVELVKSWNLPDWLVHWGHPGNMAVVLFAMGGYGTYLGFRIRFSEDVEEKAKAKDLHPKLLAGMFFFFALGATGGVTSLLTSDRPIFESPHAVTGFIGLALLTIQTILPSLFEGNPGLRNVHGILGSGIMTLFLFHAALGLQLGLSY
- the LOC117920307 gene encoding thioredoxin-like 3-3, which translates into the protein MIGGVGWKSVNQEMSETDLEGTGLNLAVNRHGNLTSASNDQDLTNILHQIKSSKSPAVINYGSTWCRVCNQILPAFCQLSNNFPKLSFIYADIDECPETTQHIRYTPTFHFYRDGERVDEMLGAGEERLHDRLWLHS